From a single Peromyscus maniculatus bairdii isolate BWxNUB_F1_BW_parent chromosome 4, HU_Pman_BW_mat_3.1, whole genome shotgun sequence genomic region:
- the Dnttip1 gene encoding deoxynucleotidyltransferase terminal-interacting protein 1 isoform X3 translates to MIKHRQVQRRGRRSQMTTSFTDPAISMDLLRAVLQPSINEEIQSVFNKYMKFFQKAALNVRDNVGEEVDAEQLIQEACRSCLEQAKLLFSDGEKVIPRLTHELPGIKRGRQAEEESHRGSPIPKKRKGRPPGHVLSNDRAAAGMVRWKPKSCEPIRREGPKWDPARLNESTTFVLGSRANKALGMGGTRGRIYIKHPHLFKYAADPQDKHWLAEQHHMRATGGKMAYLLIEEDIRDLAASDDYRGCLDLKLEELKSFVLPSWMVEKMRKYMETLRTENEHRAAEAPPQT, encoded by the exons ATGATAAAACACCGGCAGGTGCAGCGAAGGGGCCGCCGCTCTCAGATGACCACAAG TTTCACGGATCCCGCTATCTCTATGGATCTCCTCCGTGCGGTCTTGCAGCCAAGCATCAATGAGGAGATCCAGAGTGTCTTCAACAAGTACATGAAG TTCTTCCAGAAGGCAGCACTGAATGTGCGAGACAATGTCGGGGAAGAAGTGGACGCGGAGCAGCTGATTCAGGAGGCCTGCCGGAGCTGCCTGGAGCAG GCAAAGTTACTCTTTTCAGATGGAGAAAAAGTAATACCCAGATTGACCCATGAACTTCCAGGGATCAAG CGTGGCCGGCAAGCAGAAGAGGAGTCCCACCGAGGAAGCCCTATTCCCAAAAAG AGGAAAGGTCGGCCTCCTGGACACGTCCTGTCAAATGACCGGGCAGCTGCTGGCATGGT CAGATGGAAACCAAAATCCTGTGAACCAATTCGCCGAGAAGGCCCCAAG TGGGACCCAGCTCGGCTGAATGAATCTACCACCTTTGTTTTGGGGTCTCGAGCCAACAA GGCCTTAGGGATGGGAGGCACCAGAGGGAGAATCTACATCAAGCACCCACACCTCTTTAAG TATGCAGCAGATCCTCAGGACAAGCACTGGCTAGCCGAGCAGCACCATATGAGAGCGACCGGCGGAAAGATG GCCTACCTTCTCATTGAGGAGGACATTCGAGACTTGGCTGCCAGTGATGACTACAG AGGATGCTTGGACCTGAAGTTGGAGGAGCTGAAGTCGTTTGTCCTGCCATCCTGGATGGTTGAAAAGATGCGGAAGTACATGGAGACACTACGGACTGAAAATGAGCATCGTGCTGCTGAAGCTCCTCCCCAGACCTGA
- the Tnnc2 gene encoding troponin C, skeletal muscle: protein MTDQQAEARSYLSEEMIAEFKAAFDMFDADGGGDISVKELGTVMRMLGQTPTKEELDAIIEEVDEDGSGTIDFEEFLVMMVRQMKEDAKGKSEEELAECFRIFDRNADGYIDAEELAEIFRASGEHVTDEEIESLMKDGDKNNDGRIDFDEFLKMMEGVQ, encoded by the exons ATG ACGGACCAACAGGCTGAGGCCAGGTCCTACCTCAGCGAGGAGATGATCGCTG AGTTCAAGGCTGCCTTTGACATGTTTGACGCTGATGGTGGTGGGGACATCAGCGTTAAAGAGCTGGGCACCGTGATGAGGATGCTAGGGCAGACGCCCACCAAAGAGGAACTGGATGCCATCATTGAGGAGGTGGACGAGGatg GCAGCGGTACCATCGACTTTGAGGAGTTCTTGGTCATGATGGTCCGCCAGATGAAAGAGGATGCGAAAGGGAAGAGCGAAGAGGAGCTGGCGGAGTGTTTCCGCATCTTTGAcag GAACGCAGACGGCTACATTGATGCTGAGGAGCTGGCTGAGATTTTCCGGGCTTCTGGGGAGCACGTGACAGATGAGGAGATCGAATCCCTGATGAAGGACGGCGATAAAAACAACGATGGCCGCATTGATTTCGATG AGTTCCTGAAGATGATGGAGGGCGTTCAGTAA
- the Dnttip1 gene encoding deoxynucleotidyltransferase terminal-interacting protein 1 isoform X1, whose translation MGATGDTEQPRGPGVAERGGLELGDAGAAGQPVLTNPWNIMIKHRQVQRRGRRSQMTTSFTDPAISMDLLRAVLQPSINEEIQSVFNKYMKFFQKAALNVRDNVGEEVDAEQLIQEACRSCLEQAKLLFSDGEKVIPRLTHELPGIKRGRQAEEESHRGSPIPKKRKGRPPGHVLSNDRAAAGMVRWKPKSCEPIRREGPKWDPARLNESTTFVLGSRANKALGMGGTRGRIYIKHPHLFKYAADPQDKHWLAEQHHMRATGGKMAYLLIEEDIRDLAASDDYRGCLDLKLEELKSFVLPSWMVEKMRKYMETLRTENEHRAAEAPPQT comes from the exons ATGGGGGCGACTGGCGACACCGAGCAGCCGCGGGGCCCCGGCGTGGCGGAACGAGGCGGCCTGGAGTTGGGCGACGCGGGCGCGGCGGGGCAGCCGGTTCTCACG AACCCTTGGAACATAATGATAAAACACCGGCAGGTGCAGCGAAGGGGCCGCCGCTCTCAGATGACCACAAG TTTCACGGATCCCGCTATCTCTATGGATCTCCTCCGTGCGGTCTTGCAGCCAAGCATCAATGAGGAGATCCAGAGTGTCTTCAACAAGTACATGAAG TTCTTCCAGAAGGCAGCACTGAATGTGCGAGACAATGTCGGGGAAGAAGTGGACGCGGAGCAGCTGATTCAGGAGGCCTGCCGGAGCTGCCTGGAGCAG GCAAAGTTACTCTTTTCAGATGGAGAAAAAGTAATACCCAGATTGACCCATGAACTTCCAGGGATCAAG CGTGGCCGGCAAGCAGAAGAGGAGTCCCACCGAGGAAGCCCTATTCCCAAAAAG AGGAAAGGTCGGCCTCCTGGACACGTCCTGTCAAATGACCGGGCAGCTGCTGGCATGGT CAGATGGAAACCAAAATCCTGTGAACCAATTCGCCGAGAAGGCCCCAAG TGGGACCCAGCTCGGCTGAATGAATCTACCACCTTTGTTTTGGGGTCTCGAGCCAACAA GGCCTTAGGGATGGGAGGCACCAGAGGGAGAATCTACATCAAGCACCCACACCTCTTTAAG TATGCAGCAGATCCTCAGGACAAGCACTGGCTAGCCGAGCAGCACCATATGAGAGCGACCGGCGGAAAGATG GCCTACCTTCTCATTGAGGAGGACATTCGAGACTTGGCTGCCAGTGATGACTACAG AGGATGCTTGGACCTGAAGTTGGAGGAGCTGAAGTCGTTTGTCCTGCCATCCTGGATGGTTGAAAAGATGCGGAAGTACATGGAGACACTACGGACTGAAAATGAGCATCGTGCTGCTGAAGCTCCTCCCCAGACCTGA
- the Snx21 gene encoding sorting nexin-21 isoform X4, translated as MASRLLHRLRHALASDGPGEAAAGPEAEQFPESSELEDDDAEGLSSRLSGTLSFTSAEDDPDEEDEEDEAGPDSLPSGDGTSGEDAERSPPPDGQRGSQLLARQLQDFWKKSRNTLVPQRLLFEVTSANVVKDPPSNSTPSP; from the exons ATGGCCTCGCGGCTCCTGCACCGGCTGCGACACGCCCTGGCTAGCGATGGCCCCGGGGAGGCGGCGGCAGGCCCCGAGGCCGAGCAGTTCCCTGAAAGCTCCGAGCTGGAGGATGACGACGCCGAGGGCCTGTCCTCCCGCCTCAGCGGCACCCTCAGCTTCACCAGTGCCGAGGATGACCCGgacgaggaggacgaggaggacgagGCCGGCCCCGACTCGCTGCCCTCCGGAGACGGGACATCGGGAGAAGACGCAG AACGAAGTCCCCCACCTGATGGACAACGGGGCAGTCAACTCCTGGCTCGGCAGCTGCAGGATTTCTGGAAGAAGTCTCGGAACACCCTAGTTCCACAGCGGCTGCTCTTTGAGGTGACCAGCGCCAATGTTGTCAAGGACCCTCCCTCCAA
- the Dnttip1 gene encoding deoxynucleotidyltransferase terminal-interacting protein 1 isoform X2, producing the protein MGATGDTEQPRGPGVAERGGLELGDAGAAGQPVLTNPWNIMIKHRQVQRRGRRSQMTTSFTDPAISMDLLRAVLQPSINEEIQSVFNKYMKFFQKAALNVRDNVGEEVDAEQLIQEACRSCLEQAKLLFSDGEKVIPRLTHELPGIKRGRQAEEESHRGSPIPKKRKGRPPGHVLSNDRAAAGMVWKPKSCEPIRREGPKWDPARLNESTTFVLGSRANKALGMGGTRGRIYIKHPHLFKYAADPQDKHWLAEQHHMRATGGKMAYLLIEEDIRDLAASDDYRGCLDLKLEELKSFVLPSWMVEKMRKYMETLRTENEHRAAEAPPQT; encoded by the exons ATGGGGGCGACTGGCGACACCGAGCAGCCGCGGGGCCCCGGCGTGGCGGAACGAGGCGGCCTGGAGTTGGGCGACGCGGGCGCGGCGGGGCAGCCGGTTCTCACG AACCCTTGGAACATAATGATAAAACACCGGCAGGTGCAGCGAAGGGGCCGCCGCTCTCAGATGACCACAAG TTTCACGGATCCCGCTATCTCTATGGATCTCCTCCGTGCGGTCTTGCAGCCAAGCATCAATGAGGAGATCCAGAGTGTCTTCAACAAGTACATGAAG TTCTTCCAGAAGGCAGCACTGAATGTGCGAGACAATGTCGGGGAAGAAGTGGACGCGGAGCAGCTGATTCAGGAGGCCTGCCGGAGCTGCCTGGAGCAG GCAAAGTTACTCTTTTCAGATGGAGAAAAAGTAATACCCAGATTGACCCATGAACTTCCAGGGATCAAG CGTGGCCGGCAAGCAGAAGAGGAGTCCCACCGAGGAAGCCCTATTCCCAAAAAG AGGAAAGGTCGGCCTCCTGGACACGTCCTGTCAAATGACCGGGCAGCTGCTGGCATGGT ATGGAAACCAAAATCCTGTGAACCAATTCGCCGAGAAGGCCCCAAG TGGGACCCAGCTCGGCTGAATGAATCTACCACCTTTGTTTTGGGGTCTCGAGCCAACAA GGCCTTAGGGATGGGAGGCACCAGAGGGAGAATCTACATCAAGCACCCACACCTCTTTAAG TATGCAGCAGATCCTCAGGACAAGCACTGGCTAGCCGAGCAGCACCATATGAGAGCGACCGGCGGAAAGATG GCCTACCTTCTCATTGAGGAGGACATTCGAGACTTGGCTGCCAGTGATGACTACAG AGGATGCTTGGACCTGAAGTTGGAGGAGCTGAAGTCGTTTGTCCTGCCATCCTGGATGGTTGAAAAGATGCGGAAGTACATGGAGACACTACGGACTGAAAATGAGCATCGTGCTGCTGAAGCTCCTCCCCAGACCTGA
- the Ube2c gene encoding ubiquitin-conjugating enzyme E2 C, producing MASQNRDPAAASVAAVRKGAEPSGGAARGPVGKRLQQELMTLMMSGDKGISAFPESDNLFKWVGTIHGAAGTVYEDLRYKLSLEFPSGYPYNAPTVKFLTPCYHPNVDTQGNICLDILKDKWSALYDVRTILLSIQSLLGEPNIDSPLNTHAAELWKNPTAFKKYLQETYSKQVSSQDP from the exons ATGGCCTCGCAGAACCGCGACCCAGCTGCCGCCAGCGTCGCCGCCGTTCGCAAGGGAGCCGAGCCCAGCGGGGGCGCCGCCCGGGGCCCTGTGGGCAAGAG GCTGCAGCAGGAGCTGATGACCCTCATG ATGTCTGGTGACAAAGGGATTTCCGCCTTCCCTGAATCAGACAACCTGTTCAAATGGGTAGGGACCATCCACGGAGCAGCCGGCACA GTATATGAAGACCTGAGGTATAAGCTCTCACTGGAGTTCCCCAGCGGCTACCCGTACAATGCACCCACAGTCAAGTTCCTCACGCCCTGCTACCACCCCAATGTAGACACCCAGGGTAACATCTGCCTGGACATCCTCAAGGACAAGTGGTCCGCACTCTATGACGTCAGAACCATTTTGCTCTCTATCCAGAGCCTGCTAGGAG AACCCAACATCGATAGCCCTTTGAACACACATGCTGCTGAGCTCTGGAAAAACCCCACAG CATTTAAGAAGTACCTGCAAGAAACGTATTCAAAGCAGGTCTCCAGTCAAGATCCCTGA